The following coding sequences are from one Geothrix sp. window:
- a CDS encoding DUF4760 domain-containing protein produces the protein MALDTWKDIATIGGTIIALGTLVKAVAEYTIQGAQKRAEHFIALRKRFKENEEFLELCSLIDMNDPKLAEMEFKSKRDLLGFFEEIALFVNSGLIRKQLAHYMFGYYALRCWECKYFWTNINRDSHYWALFRAFVMDMKIREREFKFDNREFKF, from the coding sequence ATGGCGCTTGATACCTGGAAGGATATCGCCACGATTGGTGGAACAATCATAGCCCTTGGTACTCTTGTTAAGGCTGTGGCTGAATACACAATACAAGGGGCCCAAAAACGTGCTGAACACTTTATCGCCTTGCGAAAACGTTTCAAAGAGAATGAAGAATTTCTTGAACTATGTTCTTTAATTGACATGAATGATCCGAAGCTTGCTGAAATGGAGTTTAAATCAAAACGAGATTTACTTGGTTTTTTTGAAGAAATTGCATTATTTGTCAATTCCGGTTTAATTCGCAAACAGTTGGCTCATTACATGTTTGGTTACTACGCACTGCGATGTTGGGAGTGCAAATATTTTTGGACTAACATTAATCGCGATAGCCACTATTGGGCATTATTTCGCGCATTCGTGATGGATATGAAAATTCGTGAACGCGAATTCAAATTCGACAACCGAGAGTTTAAATTTTGA